The DNA sequence CCTCGTTGTTCTTGGACCGGTCCAGGTGCTTGACCCCGACCAGCAGTTGCTCGGTGGCTCCGACGATCGTCTCGGCCAGCAGGATCGCCCCCTTGGGGGCGTCGCCGGCGTGGAACACCTGCACCTTGCGGGCGCAGCCGTCCATCAGGTCCATCACGTCGTCGAGCCGGGAGGCCAGGGTGTGAATGTCTTCGCGGTCGAGGGGGGTGATGAAGGAGCGGTCGAGGCGGGTGACGACTTCGTGCGTGACCAGGTCGGCCTCATGCTCCAGCCGCTTGATCGATTCCACGATGGGAAGTCGCCGGTCCATTTCGGTGCCCAGCAAGACCTTGAGTTGCTTGGCAGCTTCGACGTTGAGGGTGGCGACCTTGGTGAAGAGATCGAAGAATCGTTCGTCCCGCGGCAGGAGGCGCATTGCAACATCCCGGTAAAGTTCTGGTAACGAACTGCCCGGGCGGAAGATAAGGTGGGCGGCGACCGCCGCAAGATGAGCCGGCCACGCCGTGTCGGAGGTCGCTGTGTAAGGCTAAGCGGTGAGAAGAGTTACCAATTCGTGCGGGTGCTGGAGCCAGTGGTCCGGGTCGGCCGCTTCGAGGTCAGGCCGGCCGAACGGCCCCCAGAGGACGGCGGCGGTCCGCACCCCGGCGCTTCGTCCGGAATGCATGTCGTGGATGCTGTCGCCCACGTACACAGTCGAGGCCGGATCCGCCCCGAGGTGGGCCACGGCACGATCCACCGGCTCGCGATGCGGCTTCGGATTGACCACATCGTCCGCGCCGACGACGACATCCATCGCTTCATCCAGTCCCGCCAGCCGCAGGCCTCGATAGGCCCCGACCCGGTTCTTGCTCGTGACGATCCCGGTCCGGCACCCGGCGGCCCGCACGGCCCGCACCATTTCCACGACGCCTGGATACACCGTCACGCGGCTGTCGTGGTGGTGGATGTTGTAGTCCCGATAGGTGGCGATCAGCGCCTCCATCTGGACCTCGTCG is a window from the Gemmatimonadales bacterium genome containing:
- a CDS encoding DUF47 family protein, coding for MRLLPRDERFFDLFTKVATLNVEAAKQLKVLLGTEMDRRLPIVESIKRLEHEADLVTHEVVTRLDRSFITPLDREDIHTLASRLDDVMDLMDGCARKVQVFHAGDAPKGAILLAETIVGATEQLLVGVKHLDRSKNNEVLEACIAVKGMEEDGDAIYHHWLGELFKGHPEPLLVIRWKEIYDTLEKTLDYAEDVANVLESIFIKHA
- a CDS encoding HAD-IA family hydrolase is translated as MPALKTVLFDLDGTLIDSIRLIIDSYHHTLEVHGIPPKTDQEWLDGIGTPLRVQFAEWAHDEVQMEALIATYRDYNIHHHDSRVTVYPGVVEMVRAVRAAGCRTGIVTSKNRVGAYRGLRLAGLDEAMDVVVGADDVVNPKPHREPVDRAVAHLGADPASTVYVGDSIHDMHSGRSAGVRTAAVLWGPFGRPDLEAADPDHWLQHPHELVTLLTA